The Rhopalosiphum maidis isolate BTI-1 chromosome 2, ASM367621v3, whole genome shotgun sequence genome segment GAACCTTTTGATAAACGGAATAGATATTGCCGCAATAGCTGATATTTCATCTTCTGAAGCATTATCTCCAACCTTTGTTAAAATTTCTCAaggaacatattaatatatctttggttctatttaacaatttttcagCTAACAAACCAATTACTCTTAAGACATCTATactagaaattaatataacaaaactattttaaccatttttaCTAACCCAACCATAGTctcttaaacttaaaaaaatcgcCTTAACCTATTATTCATTTAGTACACTAAGTGAAGAGTCAAACTTAACGCATTCTAATACCATCTGCACAGTACACTTACGACTTACAGCCTACTAAGGTGTTTCTTCTTTTACAGTTCTAATCATCTCCATAATTCAATGAAGGGTAGCTTCTCTTATAGCTAACTTCTCTCAACCTACCCTGTCAACTCATACAcatattacagaaaaaaaaattatcaatagaaTGTATAtatcctataaatatatatatatataagttaattataaattacacaaatatattataataaattgaacttcacatatttacaaattataataatataagagaaccagataactaataaatgaaaacctagtatgtataaatatttgatatttattgcaataggttatgatatattacaagtaactgaattttatgattaatactttataaataacaaataaataatacaatataatgagcATAAACATGcaacaaaagttattatatatctattatttctgaatttaatattatatttactatgtagcaatgttataaaataaaaaaactcaatagaataaatattttactgtataggAATGACAGAaaggaaattataattacaaattattttgcgGGTGAAACAGATTTTTTCAACGGAGTCTGTTTAAGTTGAAGAATGATAGATCTCATACGTGTTACATCTTTACTAGCACGACTGGATTTTGGGTTAAAATCACACAGTTTTGAGATGCGGTCCCATTCAGTGCCTGGCTCAATTTCATCCGATTCAGCAACAAATTGTTTCTCTGCATTTCTAGATAAAAATAAGAGAaccaatgatattataaacaataaaaaaaaaaaatagtcattacattttctaatttaaaatagtcatCATCAATCTATTAGGCTTGATTTTATTACTCACATTGCAGATTCTCTATTCCGATGAAGCATttaaggaaaatatatttatgataaaatatagtttaaacataatagtatttaaaatatttgtttatattacctattaacaTCTTTAGTTTTTGCGATTTGTTCCTTGTGAATCTTGTACCATTCTTCCAATTCATTTTTAGCGACCAATCGTAAttcttctttctttttttcttcatcagcatctaatcatatatattcagaaaataaattaagtaaaaaaatcacaGAACTCTTAAAAGAACATCGCACTCGCGTGGTGTTGTCTCTGTTTTACACACATAACACATAGTACATTTTTGTTCACCAGTTTCATTACCATttattagagtgaatttacATATCatcaaacttttaggtaagaatattatctgtgttctctcgttggtttttttgatattttaattttcaagtgaAGTATgagcattttcaaatatttaatattttccataCTCACAActcacctaaaaattaaaatgtcgtAAAAAACCGACgagagaacacagataatgttcttagctaaaagtttgataataggttaattcacttgaatattaaaactaaaagcacactattaaaattggtgaacaaaaatttactatgtcgtatatgtgtaagacggagacaacacacaCGAGCGAGACATCCTCATTATAATACCTTTTTCTTCTAATCGAGTTTTTTGTTCTTCTCGccatttcttaattttttctgGTTCTTCTCTTTCAATTTTTGGAGCAATAATCGGTGATgatgtatctaaaaaaaaaaagtagttaagtcatacaaattattaaagtgttttatatttttaatatttattatcatatcctaaaaataataatttactcacaaatttttttaggtgaaaccaatttttttactgcacagacatgtacaaaatatacaaaaactattttttagattctgatagGAGTGATGcatgttattgattttaaattgatgtatttttttggttttgtgTGAAGACACTTTTTCTAGTAAAAAATGTGATCTAATTTGTACTATGATGGGCCACAAGTAAAACATTTAGATTGTCTccattcagaatcgtttttttgtACATGATGATAGggatatcattaaatttaaatttattatatccatTACAGTGAGAAAGTATActcaatatataatgtatagcagAGCAATCATCTACatgttaactttttttaatttaactattaaaatgtttttggataataaatatatgatcaaaaataataagaagtctttaagaaattaactaaaaagtcacaagaaaatgttattaaaaatatgaatttatgtacCAAAATTGACTAAACATGCTTAAccgt includes the following:
- the LOC113552739 gene encoding clathrin light chain isoform X3; amino-acid sequence: MDNFGDNFDDSDVDPAAEFLAREQTQLAGLEDDLNTPNVPIGVTQTLSNENGLTNGFTATNSDDDTSSPIIAPKIEREEPEKIKKWREEQKTRLEEKDADEEKKKEELRLVAKNELEEWYKIHKEQIAKTKDVNRESAINAEKQFVAESDEIEPGTEWDRISKLCDFNPKSSRASKDVTRMRSIILQLKQTPLKKSVSPAK
- the LOC113552739 gene encoding clathrin light chain isoform X1 produces the protein MDNFGDNFDDSDVDPAAEFLAREQTQLAGLEDDLNTPNVPIGVTQTLSNGSGSSFEIIDSADNQLTNSVNENGLTNGFTATNSDDDTSSPIIAPKIEREEPEKIKKWREEQKTRLEEKDADEEKKKEELRLVAKNELEEWYKIHKEQIAKTKDVNRESAINAEKQFVAESDEIEPGTEWDRISKLCDFNPKSSRASKDVTRMRSIILQLKQTPLKKSVSPAK
- the LOC113552739 gene encoding clathrin light chain isoform X2, with translation MDNFGDNFDDSDVDPAAEFLAREQTQLAGLEDDLNTPNVPIGVTQTLSNGSGSSFEIIDSADNQLTNSVNENGLTNGFTATNSDDDTSSPIIAPKIEREEPEKIKKWREEQKTRLEEKDADEEKKKEELRLVAKNELEEWYKIHKEQIAKTKDVNRNAEKQFVAESDEIEPGTEWDRISKLCDFNPKSSRASKDVTRMRSIILQLKQTPLKKSVSPAK
- the LOC113552739 gene encoding clathrin light chain isoform X4, with product MDNFGDNFDDSDVDPAAEFLAREQTQLAGLEDDLNTPNVPIGVTQTLSNVKKLVSPKKIYTSSPIIAPKIEREEPEKIKKWREEQKTRLEEKDADEEKKKEELRLVAKNELEEWYKIHKEQIAKTKDVNRESAINAEKQFVAESDEIEPGTEWDRISKLCDFNPKSSRASKDVTRMRSIILQLKQTPLKKSVSPAK
- the LOC113552739 gene encoding clathrin light chain isoform X5, with the translated sequence MDNFGDNFDDSDVDPAAEFLAREQTQLAGLEDDLNTPNVPIGVTQTLSNDTSSPIIAPKIEREEPEKIKKWREEQKTRLEEKDADEEKKKEELRLVAKNELEEWYKIHKEQIAKTKDVNRESAINAEKQFVAESDEIEPGTEWDRISKLCDFNPKSSRASKDVTRMRSIILQLKQTPLKKSVSPAK